One genomic segment of Amycolatopsis sp. WQ 127309 includes these proteins:
- the dhaK gene encoding dihydroxyacetone kinase subunit DhaK: MKKIINDPANVVVESLRGLAAAHADILRVQEDPDVVVRADAPVAGKVAVISGGGAGHEPLHGGFVGLGMLAAAVPGAVFTSPTPDAVQAAVTATTGDAGALLIVKNYTGDVLNFETAAELAAADGLEVRSVVIDDDVAVKDSTFTAGRRGVGGTVLLEKITGAAAERGDSLDAVTALAERVIGQVRSIGVALTAPTVPHAGTPSFELADDEIEFGIGIHGEPGRERIPLEPADALVARMVEAIVSDLPFASGDRVLLFTNSMGGTPLVELYLAHGIAERLLAERGIVVERRLVGPYITSLEMQGMSLTLLKLDDELTELWDAPVNTAALRWGL; this comes from the coding sequence GTGAAGAAGATCATCAACGATCCGGCGAACGTGGTCGTGGAGTCGCTGCGGGGACTCGCCGCCGCGCACGCCGACATCCTCCGCGTCCAGGAGGACCCGGACGTCGTGGTCCGCGCCGACGCCCCGGTCGCGGGCAAGGTCGCCGTCATCTCCGGCGGCGGGGCCGGGCACGAGCCGCTGCACGGCGGCTTCGTCGGCCTGGGCATGCTCGCCGCCGCCGTCCCGGGTGCGGTGTTCACCTCGCCCACCCCGGACGCCGTGCAGGCCGCCGTCACCGCGACCACGGGTGACGCCGGGGCGCTGCTGATCGTGAAGAACTACACCGGTGACGTGCTCAACTTCGAGACCGCCGCCGAGCTGGCCGCCGCCGACGGCCTCGAGGTGCGCAGCGTCGTGATCGACGACGACGTCGCGGTCAAGGACTCGACGTTCACCGCCGGCCGCCGCGGGGTCGGCGGCACGGTGCTGCTGGAGAAGATCACCGGCGCCGCCGCCGAGCGCGGTGACTCGCTCGACGCGGTGACCGCGCTGGCGGAGAGGGTGATCGGCCAGGTGCGCTCGATCGGCGTCGCGCTGACCGCGCCGACCGTGCCGCACGCCGGCACCCCCAGCTTCGAGCTCGCCGACGACGAGATCGAGTTCGGCATCGGCATCCACGGCGAGCCCGGCCGCGAGCGGATCCCGCTCGAACCGGCCGACGCGCTGGTCGCGCGCATGGTCGAGGCGATCGTCTCGGACCTGCCGTTCGCCTCCGGGGATCGCGTGCTGCTGTTCACCAACTCGATGGGCGGCACCCCGCTGGTCGAGCTCTACCTGGCCCACGGCATCGCCGAGCGGCTGCTGGCCGAGCGTGGGATCGTGGTCGAACGCCGGCTGGTCGGGCCGTACATCACCAGCCTCGAGATGCAGGGGATGAGTCTGACGTTGCTCAAACTGGACGACGAGCTGACGGAGCTCTGGGACGCGCCGGTCAACACCGCGGCCCTGCGGTGGGGGCTCTGA
- a CDS encoding DUF3558 domain-containing protein, protein MLPDVRRRRLPKLFLLVTALTLTLTACGQDLGRSNFARTTVPAGAGSGPATDGPITDAAVATGALRTIKPCQFLTKDALGALGLGTVEEDPTPSSIAYDRCTNKVKDPGGKEIRLDFEIGNTLLPHADKTTGLVGGLPLRVDKTDDSDCTVAAMTALNPDTAITLTVAYPGDPCRPGQTLMDAVVQKLHSSPEKYSTPPGTLLTADPCAMAESSVVASAAPSAKPAPSGLHACDWKAKAASATVTVGFLPGLPPIVGDGYSKVDLGGGITGFQKKGTSGSSQCDVEWQHRPWQGDDVELAQVRYQNYDAQADKDDPCGKAVTVAKNVVSLLPKP, encoded by the coding sequence GTGCTCCCTGATGTTCGACGCCGCCGTCTTCCGAAGCTGTTCCTGCTGGTCACCGCCCTCACGCTGACGCTGACCGCGTGCGGGCAGGACCTCGGCCGGTCCAACTTCGCGCGGACGACGGTGCCCGCGGGGGCCGGCTCGGGCCCGGCCACCGACGGCCCGATCACCGACGCCGCGGTGGCCACCGGCGCTCTGCGCACGATCAAGCCGTGCCAGTTCCTGACCAAGGACGCCCTCGGCGCGCTCGGCCTCGGCACGGTCGAGGAGGACCCGACGCCGTCGTCGATCGCCTACGACCGCTGCACCAACAAGGTCAAGGACCCCGGCGGCAAGGAGATCCGGCTCGACTTCGAGATCGGCAACACCCTGCTGCCGCACGCGGACAAGACGACCGGCCTGGTCGGCGGGCTGCCGCTGCGCGTCGACAAGACCGACGACTCGGACTGCACGGTCGCGGCGATGACCGCGCTGAACCCGGACACGGCCATCACCCTGACGGTCGCCTACCCGGGTGATCCCTGCCGTCCCGGGCAGACGCTGATGGACGCCGTCGTGCAGAAGCTGCACAGCTCGCCGGAGAAGTACTCCACGCCGCCGGGCACGCTGCTGACCGCCGACCCGTGCGCGATGGCGGAGTCCTCTGTGGTCGCCTCGGCCGCGCCGTCCGCTAAGCCGGCGCCGTCGGGCCTGCACGCCTGCGACTGGAAGGCCAAGGCCGCCTCCGCGACGGTGACGGTCGGGTTCCTGCCGGGCCTGCCCCCGATCGTGGGCGACGGTTACTCCAAGGTGGACCTCGGTGGCGGGATCACCGGCTTCCAGAAGAAGGGCACGTCGGGCTCGTCGCAGTGCGACGTGGAGTGGCAGCACCGGCCGTGGCAGGGCGACGACGTCGAACTGGCCCAGGTGCGCTACCAGAACTACGACGCCCAGGCGGACAAGGACGACCCGTGCGGCAAGGCGGTCACCGTCGCGAAGAACGTCGTCTCCCTGCTCCCGAAACCCTGA